Part of the Halomarina litorea genome is shown below.
GCCGGCGCGGTCGAACAGTCGCTCCCAGGAGTCCATGGCCACGATGGGACCGTGGGGGGCAAAGTCGTGGCGACTGGCCTCAGGTCCCGAAGACGACGGTGTGGGCCTCGGGGAAGGAGAGGCCGACGCGGTCGCCGACCGTCGGCGGGTCGGCGAGGTAGGCCGTGGCCGCGTGTCCCTCGCAGTCCAGCGTGACGCGCGCGCTCGCGCCCTCGCGGACGACCCGCGAGACGGTCGCGGGGACGCCGCCGTCCGCGGAGAGCCGGACGTGTTCGGGGCGGACCGCGAACTCGTCGGCGTCGACGCCCGCGAGCGACCCCGGGAGGACGTTCGCGCCGGTGAAGCGGGCGACGAACGCCGAGTCGGGGTGCTCGAAGACGTCCTCGACGGAGCCGGTCTGGACGATGCGGCCGTCGTGCATGACGGCGACGCGGTCGGCGAGCGCCCGCGCCGTCGTCCGGTTGTGGGTGACGTAGACGCTCGTCACGTCCGCGAGGGCGGCCGCGAGGTCCTGGCGGAGGGACTCGCGCGTGGGGACGTCGAGCGCCGAGAGGGGTTCGTCGAGCAGGAGCGCCTCGGGTCGCACCGCGAGCGCCCGGGCCAGCGCTACTCGTTGCGCTTCCCCGCCCGAGAGCGTCTCCGGCGTGCGCTCCGCGAGGTCGGCGACCTCGAGGTCCGCGAGCAGTCCGTCGGGGTCCCGCAGGTCGTCGTGGTAGCGCTCGCCGAAGGCGACGTTCTCGCGGACGGTCATGTGCGGGAACAGCGCGTAGTCCTGAAAGACGAAGCCGAACCCCCGCTTCTCGGGCGGGTGGTCGGTCAGGTCACGCCCACCGAGTTCGACGCGGCCCCCGTTGGCGTGGAGGCCCGCGACGGTTTCGAGGAGGAGCGTCTTGCCGCTCCCGCTCGGCCCGAGGACGACGAGGGTCTCGCCGTCCGCGACCGAGAGGTCGGCGACGACCTCGAAGGGGTCGGCGCCGGGGGCGGTGAACGTCGCCCTGACGGCGGCGTCGAGTGCACGACCCCCCGTCATGGTATCGCCTTCGAGGCCGCGTTCTCGCCGTCGTAGGCCACCCACCGGACGCTGAGGAAGATGACGACGCTCATCGCCAGCAGGATGAACCCGACGGCGCTCGACTCGGCGAGTGACCCCGCGGTGAACGTGTTGTAGATGAACACGGGAGCGTGCTGGCCGGTCACCGTCTCGCCCGCGGGCGGGTAGAAGAACTCCACGTTGTAGGCGACGATGGCCACCGCGCCGAACTCGGAGACCGACCGCGCCCACGCCAGCAGGCCGCCGGTGACGACGCCCCGCGCGGCGAGGGGCCCGGTCACGCGCCGGAAGGTCTCCGCGCTGTCGGCCCCGTGGACGCGGGCGGCGTACTCCAGTCGGTCGTCGACCGTCTCGAAGGCCTCGCGGGCGACGTTCACCGAGAACGGCGCGCTGACGAACGCCATCGCGAGCACCATCCCTGGCATCGCCGTCAGGATGGGCAGGTCGGGGAACACCCCACCCTCGCCGAAGCCGAAGAGGATGAGCAGACCCGCAACGGAGTGGGGCACCACGAGCGGGAGGTCGACGAGCGTCTCGACGATGCTCTGGCCGGGGAAACCACGCGCGAGGAGGTACGCCAGCGGGACGCCGAACGCGAGGGTGAACAGCGCCGCCAGCAGCGGCGCGTACACCGAGAGGTAGAGCATCTGGTGGACCGCCGGGTCGAGGGCCTTCTCGACGACCACCGCGAAGTCCTGGCGGGCGACGAACAGCGCCAGCGGGAGCGAGAGGGCGACCAGCAGGACGGTCCCGAGCGTCGAGGCGGCGACGCCGGCCCACTCGCCGTCGACGCCCGTCACCACCCCGGCGAGGACGACGGGGCCGACGACCAGCAGGACGAGCGCCCCGAGGAGCCACGCGGCGAGGGCGAGGACGGCCGTCGCGACGGTGGCGACGGCGACGCCGCGCCACACCTCGCCCGTCCCGACGACGGGACCGACGGCGGCGGTCAGCGCGACGGGGCCGGCGACGACGAGCCAGGAGCTCCCGAAGAGGTGGCCGACGCCCGCCGCGAGCGTCGCGCCGACGAGACAGGCGAGAAAGCCCCGCAGGCCGGCGGCGGGCGTGGCGACGAGGGCGGCGGCGCTCGCCAGCGCGAACAGCGCGTAGAGCGTCGGTCGCTCGACGGCGTAGGCGGCGGCGAACGCGAGCGTCTGGACGACGAGGACGGCGAGGACGACCGACCCGCGACCGAGCAGTCCGTCCGCGAGGTCCGGCGTCGCGTGGCCGGTCCCCTGAGAGGTCGTCATGCGTCGCTCGTGGTCGTCCGCGCGGCATGAACCTGCCGAGTCACGGGCACGGCTACAGTTCCAGCGGACCGAGGCTCTGTCTGGCCTCGGCGTTCTCCATCACGCGACTCGGTACCTGTTCTTTGGCCTCCTGCGGGACGACGGCGGGCTGGACGACCTCGAAGCCCGAGTCCTTGAGTATCTGCTCGCCGGGGCCGGTGATCATGTACTCGACCCAGCGCGCCCCGAGACCGGGAGCGGGCGCGACGCTCGGCACGGTGATGCCGTAGGCGATGGGCGCGCCGGTGAACGTCGTCCCGCCGGCTTGCACCTCCGCCTTCGAGTAGTGCTGAGCGTACTCCTGGGTGGCCTTCGAGAGATCCACCGACGGCTGGAAGTCCACCGTCTGGACGTCGTGGGTCGCCCCCGCCGACTGATACTCGAAGGCGTAATCGAGGCTTCCGGTCTGGAGCTGGGCGAGCAGCTCCGTCTCGGTCCCCGAGGTGACCTGTGCCTTCTCGATGAGGTTCTGGGACGTCTGCTCATCGTACAGCTGCTCGCCCTGGAAGGGGATGGCGCCGAGTTGCATCGTCATCACCGACCGGTAGCCGTTGGGGTCGACGGCGGGGTCGCTGTGGGCGACCGACACGTCGTCGCGGAGGAGAACCTCCCACCAGTTGTCTTGGCCGATGTCCTCGGACCCGGTCGACTGGTCGGTGTATGCAATGGTCATCGCGTTGGTCGCGAAGATGGCGTACCAGTTGCCGAACTCCGGCATGAGCATATCCCGAAGCAGCCGGAAGTCAGAGACGCCGAGGACGGACGCCTTCCGACCCTGTTCGGTGATCTTCTTCGTCGACCCGACCGACCCCTTGGCCTCGCGGTTGACCTGCACGCCGTACTTCTGCTCGAACTTCGGTTCGGCCGTCGAGAACGGCGGCGCGAGACTCCCCGCGTGGAAGACGGTCATCGAGTCGGCCAGGTCACCCTCGGCCGTCCCCTGCGACTCGTTGCCGCCAGAGCCGTTGCCCGACCCGTTGTCGCCGCCCATCGTCGTGGTCTCGTTGCCACCGGAGCCGTCGGTCGTCTCGTTGGAACCGCCCGACCCGTTGCCCCCGCCGTCGCCGCCCAGACAGCCCGCGAGGCCGGCGACGCCTGCGACACCCACGCCCTTCAGCAGTCGTCGTCGCGTCGTCCATCGTTGTTCCGACATCGGTACAGCGGCGTTCTCCCCTCTACGGTATAACGGTTGCGCCGTCGCGCTTTTGCGAGTCGGCCCCGGACGCGGCGTATGGACCCGGGTTTCGAGGCACGACTGCGGGCGGGCGACGTGACGTTCACGCCGCGGGACGCGACGCTGTTGCGAGCTATCGGGGAGACGGGGTCGCTCAACGCCGCCGCGGGCGAACTGGGCCGGTCGTACGCCCGGGCACACGGCCGACTGGGCGAACTGGAGACCGCCTTCGGGTCGCTCGTTGAACGTCACCGGGGCGGGTCCGGCGGCGGCGGGAGTCACCTCACGCCCGACGCCGAGCGCCTGCTGGCCCGGTTCGACCGACTCCAGAGCGCCTTCTCCGGTACCGCGAGCGCCGAGGAGACGGTCCTCACGGGGCGAGTCACCGGGCGGGAGGGCGAACTTGCCACCGTCGAGACGCCGGCCGGGACGGTCCGGGCGCTCGCGCCGCCGGCCGCCGACCGGGTGCAGGTGGCGGTGCGCGCCGACACCGTCACGCTCCACGCGACGAGCGAGGTACCCGACGAGGACGCGACGAGCGCGCGCAACCGCTTTGCGGGGACGGTCGTCGACATCGACCGGGGGGAGGCCGTCGCCCTCGTCTCGGTGGACGTGGGCGGCGACCGCCCGCTCGCGGCGCTGGTGACGATGGAGAGCGTCGAGCGACTCGGCCTCGCTCCCGGGCGGGAGGTCGTCGCCACGACGAAGGCGACGGCGACGCGGGCGACGCCGGCACCGGCCGTCGACGAGTAGCCGGGTTACTCCACGCGGCCGAGTGCGTCGTCGACGAGACCGGCGACGGTCTCGCGCGCCCCCTCGCTGGCGTCCGAGAACGGCCGCCGGGGGTAGCCCGCGGGCGCCCCGCGGTCCCGCATCCCCGCCTTCAGGCCGGGGATGCCGTACTCGGCGGTGACCATCTGGTCGAGTTCGACGAGGGACGCACTCAACTCGCGGGCGGCGTCGGGGTCGCCGTCGTAGCGGTCGTACACCGAACTCGCGGCCTCCGGGACGATGTTCGCCAGCGCGAGGATGCCCCCGTCGCCGCCGGCGTCGAGGGCGGGCCCGTACACCGACCCCACGCCGGTGACGAGGTCGAAGTCGGCGTCGGCGGTGGCCTGCCGCAGGCGCTGGAACGCCGTGATGTCGCCGCTGGAATCCTTCATCCCGTGGACGTTCCCGTGGTCCGCCAGTCGTCGCACCGTGTCCACCGAGAGCGACGCCCGGGCGAAGACGGGGACGTGGTAGAGGTAGACCGGGAGAGGACTCTCGTCGGCGAGGTCGCGGTAGTACGTCTCGAAGGCCGCCTGCCCGTGGTTGAAGTAGTAGGGCGTGACGACGAGGGCGGCGTCCGCGCCCGCGCTCGCGGCGTCCTCGGTCGCGGCGAGCGTCCGCCGATAGCCCGCGTAGCCGGTCCCCGCGAGCACTGGCACCGAGGCCGCGTCGGCCACCGTCTCGACGACCCGGGTGCGCTCGTCGGGCGTCAACAGCGGCGCCTCGCTGGTCGACCCGCAGGGGACGAGAAAGTCGACCCCCCGCGCTTCGACCCACGACACGAGGTCGGTGAGACGGTCGGTGTCGAGGGCACCACCCTCGTCGAACGGCGTCACGAGCGGCACTCCGGTTCCGTGCATGCGTGTCGCTATGCCGCCACACACATAGTCGTCCCGCCCGCCGTGACGGCGGCGACGGCGGGGACCCCGCGCGGCGGCATACGTCCGTCTGACGCGGATTTAAGTCGCGACCGGCACATGGCAGAACCGGGCGCGCGCTGCGGTCTCGTCCCCATCCTCCCCACCGCGCGCCCGGCTTTTCACACTCAGGCGGCTTCCGTCTCCGCGGCCCCTCCGGGGCCGCGCAACTCCTCTCGAATCGCGGCGACGAGGTCCGGCTCCGCGATGAACGCGATCTCGTCGCCCGCCTCGATTTCGGTCTGCGGGAGCGGGATGGTCATGGGTTCGTGGGCGCGCCCGTGGGCGTACACCAGTGCGCCGTCGGGCAGGTCGAGTTCGACCACGCGCTGGCCGACGACCGAAGAGTCCGCGCCGACCCGGACGCTCACCGCCGAGAGGCTGGCGGTGAGGTCGCCGAGCACCTCGAAGTCTCCGCCGAGGAGAGCCGTCTTCGCGCCCGCCGCGCCGAGACGTTCGGGGTAGATGACCTCGTCCACCTCGGCGGCGTACTTCTCGTAGATGTCGGCGTGGTAGTCGTCGTCGATGCGCATCACGGTCCGACAGTCGTAGGCGTCCCCGATGACGCACGCGCCGAGGTTGACGCTCAGATCCCCCGTGAGGCCGCCGAGTGCGTCCGCCTCCTTCACGCCCGCCTCGAGGAGGACGTCCTCGTCGTCGCCCTCGCCGAGGAAGGACTCGAAGCCGAGATTCGACGCCCGTTCGACCTTCTCGGGGTCATTGTCGACGATGGTGATGTCGTGGCCCTCGGAGTCGAGGATGTCGACGGTCCGGATGCCGACCCGTCCGTAGCCCACGATGACGAACTTCATGTCACTCCCTTGCACGACCTGAGGTAATAACCGTTCGCCCGCGGGCGGCAGGTTCAACGCCCCGCCCGCCCTGTGGCGACCATGAGCGACCGGCCCATCCCCGAGACGCACGCCCCCCGCGCCGTCGTCCTCGCGGGCGTGGTGGCGACGCTCCTCGCCGTCGCCGGTGCCGTCGTCGTCGGCGTCGCCGTCGTCGCGGGACCGCTTCCCGGCGACTGGGTGCTCTTCGCCGTCCCCGCCGTCGGACTGCTCGGGTTCGCCGGCCTCGGGACGGTGCTGACCGCGTTCATCGACCGCTGATCGGTGATGAGTGCTAGCGGAAGGCACATTACACTCGCCTCGAAGCCCCCGCCATGCCATCGACCGTCGTCCACTGCGCGCTGGCGGGACTGCTGGCGGCGGCCCTGCTCGGCCCCGCGTTCGACCGTCGCGCGGTGGCCGTCGTTCTCCTCGTCACCGTCGTCCCCGACCTCGACGTGTTCTCGGGGGTCGTCCTCCCGGGAACCCACCGGGCGCTGTTGCACACGCTGCTGGTTCCCGCCCTCGTGGGGGGTCTCGTCGTCTACGACACCCGCCTGCGCGAGCGGTCGTGGCTCCTGGGTCGCCACGGGTGGTGGGGCGTGCGCGTCGCGTGGGTCGCCGTCCTCGCCTACGCGTTCGCCGGCATCGGCCTCGATCTGTTCGTCGGCGGCGCGAACCCCCTCTACCCCCTTCACGACCAGTTCTACCGCTTCTCGGGGAGTATCGAGTACTCCACCCAGCGCGGGTGGGTCCAGACGTTCGTGGAGGTCGCACCGCCGGAGACGGCGAGCGGGGGAGGTGCGGGCGGCAGGGGCGCTCCGACCGTCGACGCCGGGCAGTTGGGGTCGACGGCCGAGGTGCACGTCTCCAGCGGCGTCGACCCGTCGCGCGGGGCCGAACCCGCGGACGTCGACCGGGTGTTCCCCGTGGTGCGGTCGGGGTGGCAACTCCTCCTCGTCCTCACGTCGCTCGTCGCCCTCGCGGGGCGGGCCGTCGAGTCGCGCCGACCGGACCGGCTTTGAGCGTCTCGCCCCACGACCGGACATGGCCAGCGAGGACGCGACCGGCGACGACGCGACCGTCCGGGCGTACGACCCCTCCCGCGACTGGCAGGCGCTGTGGGAGCGAAAGGAGCGCTTCGAACGCGAACTCGGCGGCGGGAAGGACGACGCCACGACGGTCCGCTACGAGGCGAAACTCACGGACGACTACCGCGAGCGCTACCGGGCGTGGGTCGAGAACTGCGTCGAGCGCGAACCGGGGTGCGTCGTCGTCGCGACCGACGCCGACGACCGGGTGGTGGGCTACGCGTTCGTCCTCCCCGAGGACCTCTCGCTCGTCTGGGACGCAGCGGTGCTGAACGAACTCTACCTCGACGAGGACTGGCGGGGGACGGGCGCGGCGGACGCTCTGATGGACGCCGCCGTGGCCCACGCCCGCGATCAAGACCTGCCCATCGACCGGATGGTCCTCGACGTGGACCCCGACAACGACCGCGCGTCCGGCTTCTACGAGAAGCGCGGCTTCGAGCCGTGGGCGGAGATGGTCGCCTACGACCTGAGCTGAGCCGACAGCGCGCCCCCGAGCGTCCCGAAGACGAGCGGGTAGCCGACCCCCGCGAGGGCGACGGCCGTCACGACGCCCACGCTCACGACGACGGTGCCGAAGGCGTGGGCCGACAGCGAGGCCATCGCGAGGGCGGCGACGCCGTACCCGAGGAGCGCGGCGGCCCCGCCCACGACGCCCGCCCGGAGCGTGCGCACGTCCATGACGCGCATCGTCAGCGCTACCGTACAGACGAGTGCCAGCGGCGGGAGGAGGTAGAGCAGGGGCGCGTTGCCCGTCGACCGCGAGACGAAGTTCACCGCCTCGCTCCGCCCCGCGGCGGCCAGTCGCACGTCGACGAAGTGGGCGTTGAAGTAGAGCCACGCCACCGCCTTCCACGTCGGGAGGGTACCACCCCCGAACAGGCCGACCAGCGTGTTCAGCCCCTCCAGTTGCTCGCGGACCCGCCCCGCCGCCGCGAGGTAGGTGACGCCGTAGCCGACGGCCCACGCCATCGCGCCCGCGAGGACGCCCGCCGCCGCCGGGAGGACCGCCCCCTCGTCGTTCGCCATGCGGTGGGGCAGGCGGAGGGAGGGAAAGAGTCTGGTGGCGGGTAGCGCCGGTGGGGGAACCGGGGTCAGTCCCAGTGAAACGTCACGGCGGTTCCGTCATCCTCGTCTCCACCGGTCGCCTCGCACCACTCCTCGCACGAGACGGAGTAGCGCACCGCGTCCCCGACGCTCCCGTCCGGGTTCGCGAGGGCGTTGCGCTCCGTCCCCTCGCGGCGGCCGCCGAAGCGGTCGACGTACTTCTCGATGGCCCGGCGCGACTGTTCGTTCTCGGGGTCGTGGGTCACCGCGACGACTTCGAGGCTCAGGTGCTCGAAGGCGAGTTCGAGGAGCGCCCCGGCGCGTTCGCCCGAGTACCCCCGCCCCCAGAGCGGTTCGCGCAACCAGAGGCCGAGCGTCCCCCGGCGACGGTCCCACTCGAACCCGAGACCGGTCGTGCCGCCCACCTCACCCGCGAGCGGTTCGCCCTCGCGCGTTCGGACGACGTAGGTCGCGTTCTCGCGCTTCTCCCACCCCTCCTCCATCGCAGTCACGAAGTCGTGGGTCGCCTTCGGCGTCGCGTGCGGTTCCCACCCGACGTGTCGGGTTATCTCGTCGATGTGGGGCGCGCCGGCCCTCGTGTGTTCGTAGAGGGCGCGCGTGTCGTCGGTGGTGAGCCGTTCGAGGCGGAGACGCTCCGTCTCGACGGTGTGCGGGAACATACTCCGAACGAGGCGGGAGGGCGCGAAAAGCGTTCCCCGGGGGTGAGAGGCGCTGACAGGCCCGGCGGGCTACTCCCGGATGGGGTTCTCCCGCCGACCCGTCAGCGTCCCCGGGACGAGGCGGAAGAAGTGGAACTCGAGCGTCCGCGTCTCCTCCTCGAAGACGTCGAACAGGGGGATGTCGATGTGACGCATCGCGTCGAGGGTGGCGGTGTCGGGGTGGTCCTCGTCGATGGCCTCGAGTTGCCCCGTGGCGACGACGCTCTGCCATCCCTCGGACGTCTCCCGGTAGGTGACGAAGGTGGCCTGCGCGCCGTCGGTAACCACGTCGTGTTTCCCGCTGTCGGTCCCGAAGGCGAGGCGGAAATAGAACTGGCCGCCCTCGGCGTCGTACCCGTAGGATATCGGCACGGTGTACGGCGGTTCGGCGGCCCCTCGCGCGACCGAGAGGACGCCCGTACCGCCGGTTCCGAGCAGGTCGTCGCGGTCCTCGTCGGTCATCGCCATCGGGTGGTAGTCCATGTGGTTGGGTACCACCCGAAGGGGGAAAAGGTGTGCGTCGAGTGACAGGGGACCGGATCGCGGTCAGTTTCCGCCGACGGCGTCCTCGAAGAGGCGGGCGAGGGCGCGGTGCTGGTGCATCGCCCCTTCGATGCGCCGGGCGACGCGGTCCTCGTCGGCGACGACGTACTCCTTGGTCCGGACGCGCTCGTGGACGGCCAGCAGGCCCTCCTCCGCCAGGCCGTGCAGACAGGGGTAGACGGTGCCGGGGCTGAGTTGCGTGCCGAAGGTGACTGCGACGGCGTTCATGAGCGCTTTCCCGTTGGTCTCGGCGCGGCCCTGCCGCCGACGGACGAGGGTCAGCAGGATGGTCTCCAGGTCGTCTTTCACGCGGCCGTCGTCGACCCCACGGGTGGCGTAGTCGGTGGGTGTCGCGGAGGCCGACGCGGGAGTTTCGGTCTCGACGACGGCTTCGACCGGCACGGTGCTGACGTTCGCTTGCTCATCCATGAACCGTCGTACGTCCATCTGACCAATCAGGAGTTCATCTATCATCGTACCCGTCCCCGTCCCGCGTGGGTACGTGGATAGCAAGACGGGCGACGTCGCCGTGGGTGTGTCCCCCGGCGGGCGGAGCGGATGCGGGCGCGGCGGCGCGCTCCGGAAGCCCTAACCCCGGGTCGGGACAACTGCTGATAATGGCTGACTGGACGGAGACGTACCGCCCGTCGACGCTCGCGGAGGTACGCGGCAACGACAAGGCCCGCGACGCGCTGAGAGAGTGGGCCGAGACGTGGGACGACCACGGGGAGGCGGTCATCCTCCACGGGTCGCCGGGCGTCGGGAAGACCAGCGCGGCCCACGCGCTGGCCAACGACATGGGCTGGCCGACCATCGAACTCAACGCCTCGGACCAGCGCACGAAAGACGCCATCGAGAAGTACGCCGGCGGCGCGGCGATGAACCAGTCGCTGTCGGGAGCGGGCCGACAGCTCGTAATCATGGACGAGGCGGACAACGTCCACGGCAACGCGGACCGGGGCGGCGCGCGGGCCATCACCCGCCTCGTCAAGGAGGCCCGCCAGCCCGTCGTCCTCATCGCCAACGAGTTCTACGAGATGTCAAACGGCCTGCGCAACGCCTGCCGGGACATCGAGTTTCGGGACGTCTCGGCGCGCTCCATCGTCCCCGTCCTCCGAGACATCTGTCGAAAGGAGGGCATCGAGTACGAGAGCGAGGCGCTGGAGGCCATCGCCGAACAGAACAGCGGCGACCTGCGCGGGGCGGTCAACGACCTGCAGGCACTCGCGGAGG
Proteins encoded:
- a CDS encoding ABC transporter ATP-binding protein; the protein is MTGGRALDAAVRATFTAPGADPFEVVADLSVADGETLVVLGPSGSGKTLLLETVAGLHANGGRVELGGRDLTDHPPEKRGFGFVFQDYALFPHMTVRENVAFGERYHDDLRDPDGLLADLEVADLAERTPETLSGGEAQRVALARALAVRPEALLLDEPLSALDVPTRESLRQDLAAALADVTSVYVTHNRTTARALADRVAVMHDGRIVQTGSVEDVFEHPDSAFVARFTGANVLPGSLAGVDADEFAVRPEHVRLSADGGVPATVSRVVREGASARVTLDCEGHAATAYLADPPTVGDRVGLSFPEAHTVVFGT
- a CDS encoding ABC transporter permease, with amino-acid sequence MTTSQGTGHATPDLADGLLGRGSVVLAVLVVQTLAFAAAYAVERPTLYALFALASAAALVATPAAGLRGFLACLVGATLAAGVGHLFGSSWLVVAGPVALTAAVGPVVGTGEVWRGVAVATVATAVLALAAWLLGALVLLVVGPVVLAGVVTGVDGEWAGVAASTLGTVLLVALSLPLALFVARQDFAVVVEKALDPAVHQMLYLSVYAPLLAALFTLAFGVPLAYLLARGFPGQSIVETLVDLPLVVPHSVAGLLILFGFGEGGVFPDLPILTAMPGMVLAMAFVSAPFSVNVAREAFETVDDRLEYAARVHGADSAETFRRVTGPLAARGVVTGGLLAWARSVSEFGAVAIVAYNVEFFYPPAGETVTGQHAPVFIYNTFTAGSLAESSAVGFILLAMSVVIFLSVRWVAYDGENAASKAIP
- a CDS encoding extracellular solute-binding protein, whose amino-acid sequence is MSEQRWTTRRRLLKGVGVAGVAGLAGCLGGDGGGNGSGGSNETTDGSGGNETTTMGGDNGSGNGSGGNESQGTAEGDLADSMTVFHAGSLAPPFSTAEPKFEQKYGVQVNREAKGSVGSTKKITEQGRKASVLGVSDFRLLRDMLMPEFGNWYAIFATNAMTIAYTDQSTGSEDIGQDNWWEVLLRDDVSVAHSDPAVDPNGYRSVMTMQLGAIPFQGEQLYDEQTSQNLIEKAQVTSGTETELLAQLQTGSLDYAFEYQSAGATHDVQTVDFQPSVDLSKATQEYAQHYSKAEVQAGGTTFTGAPIAYGITVPSVAPAPGLGARWVEYMITGPGEQILKDSGFEVVQPAVVPQEAKEQVPSRVMENAEARQSLGPLEL
- a CDS encoding TOBE domain-containing protein encodes the protein MDPGFEARLRAGDVTFTPRDATLLRAIGETGSLNAAAGELGRSYARAHGRLGELETAFGSLVERHRGGSGGGGSHLTPDAERLLARFDRLQSAFSGTASAEETVLTGRVTGREGELATVETPAGTVRALAPPAADRVQVAVRADTVTLHATSEVPDEDATSARNRFAGTVVDIDRGEAVALVSVDVGGDRPLAALVTMESVERLGLAPGREVVATTKATATRATPAPAVDE
- a CDS encoding dihydrodipicolinate synthase family protein produces the protein MHGTGVPLVTPFDEGGALDTDRLTDLVSWVEARGVDFLVPCGSTSEAPLLTPDERTRVVETVADAASVPVLAGTGYAGYRRTLAATEDAASAGADAALVVTPYYFNHGQAAFETYYRDLADESPLPVYLYHVPVFARASLSVDTVRRLADHGNVHGMKDSSGDITAFQRLRQATADADFDLVTGVGSVYGPALDAGGDGGILALANIVPEAASSVYDRYDGDPDAARELSASLVELDQMVTAEYGIPGLKAGMRDRGAPAGYPRRPFSDASEGARETVAGLVDDALGRVE
- a CDS encoding potassium channel family protein — protein: MKFVIVGYGRVGIRTVDILDSEGHDITIVDNDPEKVERASNLGFESFLGEGDDEDVLLEAGVKEADALGGLTGDLSVNLGACVIGDAYDCRTVMRIDDDYHADIYEKYAAEVDEVIYPERLGAAGAKTALLGGDFEVLGDLTASLSAVSVRVGADSSVVGQRVVELDLPDGALVYAHGRAHEPMTIPLPQTEIEAGDEIAFIAEPDLVAAIREELRGPGGAAETEAA
- a CDS encoding metal-dependent hydrolase — translated: MPSTVVHCALAGLLAAALLGPAFDRRAVAVVLLVTVVPDLDVFSGVVLPGTHRALLHTLLVPALVGGLVVYDTRLRERSWLLGRHGWWGVRVAWVAVLAYAFAGIGLDLFVGGANPLYPLHDQFYRFSGSIEYSTQRGWVQTFVEVAPPETASGGGAGGRGAPTVDAGQLGSTAEVHVSSGVDPSRGAEPADVDRVFPVVRSGWQLLLVLTSLVALAGRAVESRRPDRL
- a CDS encoding GNAT family N-acetyltransferase; translation: MASEDATGDDATVRAYDPSRDWQALWERKERFERELGGGKDDATTVRYEAKLTDDYRERYRAWVENCVEREPGCVVVATDADDRVVGYAFVLPEDLSLVWDAAVLNELYLDEDWRGTGAADALMDAAVAHARDQDLPIDRMVLDVDPDNDRASGFYEKRGFEPWAEMVAYDLS
- a CDS encoding transporter, whose protein sequence is MANDEGAVLPAAAGVLAGAMAWAVGYGVTYLAAAGRVREQLEGLNTLVGLFGGGTLPTWKAVAWLYFNAHFVDVRLAAAGRSEAVNFVSRSTGNAPLLYLLPPLALVCTVALTMRVMDVRTLRAGVVGGAAALLGYGVAALAMASLSAHAFGTVVVSVGVVTAVALAGVGYPLVFGTLGGALSAQLRS
- a CDS encoding GNAT family N-acetyltransferase, encoding MFPHTVETERLRLERLTTDDTRALYEHTRAGAPHIDEITRHVGWEPHATPKATHDFVTAMEEGWEKRENATYVVRTREGEPLAGEVGGTTGLGFEWDRRRGTLGLWLREPLWGRGYSGERAGALLELAFEHLSLEVVAVTHDPENEQSRRAIEKYVDRFGGRREGTERNALANPDGSVGDAVRYSVSCEEWCEATGGDEDDGTAVTFHWD
- a CDS encoding pyridoxamine 5'-phosphate oxidase family protein, which encodes MDYHPMAMTDEDRDDLLGTGGTGVLSVARGAAEPPYTVPISYGYDAEGGQFYFRLAFGTDSGKHDVVTDGAQATFVTYRETSEGWQSVVATGQLEAIDEDHPDTATLDAMRHIDIPLFDVFEEETRTLEFHFFRLVPGTLTGRRENPIRE
- a CDS encoding helix-turn-helix transcriptional regulator translates to MIDELLIGQMDVRRFMDEQANVSTVPVEAVVETETPASASATPTDYATRGVDDGRVKDDLETILLTLVRRRQGRAETNGKALMNAVAVTFGTQLSPGTVYPCLHGLAEEGLLAVHERVRTKEYVVADEDRVARRIEGAMHQHRALARLFEDAVGGN